Proteins encoded in a region of the Onychostoma macrolepis isolate SWU-2019 chromosome 20, ASM1243209v1, whole genome shotgun sequence genome:
- the kif26aa gene encoding kinesin-like protein KIF26A isoform X2, which translates to MRSHYWVQGAGRSPDFRRFMVVEVSASSESVQSPALNPRKRLHSAEEVQCGSRPNPEGAGSVSVTELSYSENKHGRESLCQRCQIIAKQLNRQARELAEPGTLKSPTVEKDSLATIVSRSSQVSAVPLVSPSGHKPSHHDLPAIPPATQTSIATSFFLRAAQKLNLSKRKKPQPLPPSPPDPEEPFFYTDGFSAALQLSPPPVPPCLLRAGSKVKDSPGMGKVKVMVRICPAKGSRDTSESMSFLKVDAHKKQLTFCEPPTCARSTSATAPKMFTFDAVFTQDASQAEVCSGTVAEVIQSVVNGADGCIFCFGQANLGKSYTMIGRDSSTQSLGVAPCAISWLFKLIEERKEKAGTRFSIRVSAVEICGREEVLRDLLADFSTGTSQDSQGAGISLREDPVCGSQLQNQSELRAYSAERAAFFLDAALAARSTSRSDCKEEDRRNSHILFTLHISQYRMEKSTKAGMSGSRSRLHLLDLGSCESDLSQTRDGGRGQCLSLGALGNVILALANGAKHVPYRDSKLTMLLRESLGNINCRTTMIAHISDSPANYAESLTTVQLASRIHRMRKKKSKYASSSSGGESSCEEGHIRRRPFYPRTVALDPDHPAVLSSDPDYSSSSEHSCDTVIYVGPGGTPISDRELSDNEGPPAFVPIIPSLNKKRVKEGPKSDGDHLKCNTFAELQERLECIDGSESTSVFTSEGKGQQTAFKSGVEKVSEGTSVSTSTAKSSIQKPAHMQHGATSEINTTLRQDSEPVVREKVFSRGPIQKPTASSSLQNISKTSVLNSECGLATRTPPVGMSQQALRQGEPNDSPITDRSHHLSRSPMEVSHLRATLRNRCLDRDVLRTTVTLQQPVELNGEDELVFTVVEELPAGLVPDNGRPSSIINFNTDCSLQALASHSRPVSIISSINDEFDAYTCQMNRSQLNQGATSKSQEEFTAGHATAHSSVGSWSCKTNICTPSSNETSKAVRKGPVSSSMMDLPGGLHKDLESFSKQRTNSPLGDSGICFSEQDYDSATIDKLSISKCPLSHDSTKASLGGPKSIRSNRLMTSQSAQISYISTLPRKSTQTASSSSSYSHELQRQGSRIDEQWTHTSSGLHSARNSEFSSVSKPPKNGTSGIPSRKTSGNSNSVPRPPKMHVSSTSQRVVDGCEKSSVKKGDLSKMPQLRRGATTLGMVSVPHSSSEMKWGNDASQTTGSLKFSSLGKRANGQKGSMLPKSGSMSPPAPPVRKSSLDQRTRILLSPSALKSVGNDGTRLSSSKVSVSEEDFDVRVRGESFSFKSSSLKTASSLRSHSAKGDNGRHFGSLMSLERCDSLASVGSKPITSRENSNVSISSTGKSAKMVTKPGTPCSISTPNATSPSTSGICKLGQIKASITPRSIVGNGNKGKTLLSTGSKSLSSSTKFLAVSAARNTSLPPTGKPPTRSVTSSNTKQGKGTIMGTKQAIRAANSRVSELAVGSSKKHLRGSDQADGNNDARTSSETPLAAPLPSPYSKITAPRRPQRYSSGHGSDNSSVLSGELPPAMGRTALFYHSGGSSGYESMIRDSETTGSASSAHDSMSESGVSTSSRTKASKSPKKRSNGLQRRRLIPAPLPDTSSLGRKVGAAGQWVDLPPLGGAMKEPFEIKVYEIDDVERLQRRKEGLTEGLQYFNARLRMLEKRQQQIRELRAKHEKLKKELEDAKTRLMLDPSKWMGEFDVDPDLDQESQDYLEALAQATGDLEFCVNLCKSRVMMETCFDIAVPTIPGQSGQQEMEV; encoded by the exons GGCTGCCCAGAAGCTGAACCTCTCCAAACGGAAGAAGCCTCAGCCGCTTCCACCCTCCCCACCTGACCCAGAAGAGCCGTTCTTCTACACTGATGGCTTCAGCGCTGCCCTGCAGCTCTCACCCCCGCCTGTGCCCCCATGCCTCCTCAGGGCAGGGTCAAAGGTTAAGGACAGTCCTGGGATGGGAAAG GTGAAAGTAATGGTGAGGATATGCCCTGCCAAAGGATCACGAGACACCTCAGAATCCATGTCCTTTCTCAAGGTAGATGCCCATAAGAAACAGCTGACCTTTTGTGAGCCGCCCACCTGTGCACGCTCCACCTCTGCCACCGCCCCAAAGATGTTTACCTTTGATGCTGTCTTTACCCAAGATGCTTCACAG GCGGAGGTGTGCTCAGGGACAGTGGCAGAGGTTATCCAGTCTGTGGTCAACGGGGCAGATGGCTGCATCTTCTGTTTTGGTCAAGCCAACCTCG GCAAAAGCTACACCATGATCGGCAGGGACAGCTCTACACAGAGCTTGGGTGTGGCACCCTGTGCTATCTCTTGGCTCTTCAAGCTCATCGAGGAAAGGAAAGAGAAAGCTGGCACACGATTCTCCATCCGCGTGTCTGCTGTGGAAATCTGTGGCAGGGAGGAGGTGCTGCGAGACCTGTTGGCTGACTTTTCCACAGGGACTTCCCAGGACAGTCAGGGTGCAGGAATTTCCCTGCGAGAGGATCCGGTCTGTGGATCACAG CTGCAAAACCAGAGCGAGTTGCGGGCGTACTCTGCAGAGAGGGCGGCATTCTTCCTGGATGCAGCTCTGGCAGCACGCAGCACCAGCAGATCTGACTGTAAGGAAGAGGACCGCAGGAATTCTCACATACTCTTCACCCTACACATTTCCCAGTACCGTATGGAGAAGAGCACCAAAGCAGGAA TGTCTGGGAGTCGTAGCCGTCTGCATCTTCTGGACTTGGGCAGTTGTGAGTCTGATTTGAGTCAAACGCGAGACGGAGGGAGAGGCCAGTGTCTGTCATTGGGTGCCCTTGGAAATGTCATCCTAGCCTTGGCCAATGGAGCCAAGCATGTGCCATACAG AGACAGCAAGCTTACCATGTTGCTGAGGGAATCGCTGGGCAACATCAACTGTAGAACCACCATGATCGCCCACATCTCTGACTCGCCAGCCAATTATGCCGAATCTCTCACCACTGTGCAGCTTGCCTCCCGTATTCACCGCATGAGAAAGAAGAAATCCAAG TATGCATCAAGTTCCTCTGGAGGGGAGAGCTCCTGTGAAGAGGGACACATCAGACGGAGACCCTTCTACCCTCGGACTGTGGCTCTTGACCCAGACCACCCTGCAGTGTTATCCAGTGACCCAGATTACTCCTCCAGCAGTGAACACTCATGTGATACAGTGATCTATGTGGGGCCTGGTGGGACCCCTATCTCTGATCGTGAACTCAGCGACAATGAAGGCCCACCTGCATTTGTTCCTATTATTCCCTCCCTGAACAAGAAGCGTGTAAAAGAGGGACCTAAATCTGATGGGGACCACCtcaaatgcaacacttttgcaGAGTTACAGGAACGGCTTGAGTGCATTGATGGCAGTGAGAGCACATCTGTTTTCACCAGTGAAGGAAAAGGCCAACAGACAGCCTTCAAAAGTGGAGTGGAAAAAGTGTCAGAAGGGACTTCAGTATCAACCAGTACTGCCAAGTCTTCTATTCAAAAGCCTGCGCACATGCAACATGGGGCCACATCTGAAATTAACACGACTTTAAGACAAGATTCAGAGCCTGTTGTTAGAGAGAAAGTCTTTAGTAGAGGACCTATACAAAAACCCACTGCCTCTTCATCCTTGCAGAACATCTCAAAGACCTCAGTTTTGAATAGTGAGTGTGGCTTGGCCACACGGACACCTCCAGTAGGTATGAGCCAGCAAGCCCTTAGGCAGGGAGAACCCAATGACTCCCCAATTACTGACAGATCCCATCACCTCAGTAGAAGTCCTATGGAAGTGAGCCATCTACGTGCTACTCTGAGAAACAGGTGCCTTGATAGGGATGTTTTAAGGACTACAGTTACATTGCAGCAGCCTGTGGAGCTCAATGGAGAGGATGAGCTGGTGTTTACGGTGGTCGAAGAGCTACCTGCTGGTCTGGTTCCAGACAATGGGAGACCATCCAGCATCATTAACTTCAACACAGACTGCTCTTTGCAGGCCCTAGCATCTCACTCACGGCCTGTTAGCATTATCAGCAGCATCAACGATGAGTTTGATGCGTACACATGCCAGATGAACAGGTCCCAGCTGAACCAAGGTGCTACTTCCAAGTCACAGGAGGAATTTACAGCTGGGCATGCAACTGCACACTCTTCAGTCGGCTCCTGGTCTTGCAAGACAAATATTTGTACCCCAAGTAGTAATGAGACATCAAAGGCAGTGCGCAAGGGACCAGTCAGCAGCTCCATGATGGATTTACCTGGTGGTTTACACAAAGACCTGGAGTCTTTCTCCAAACAAAGAACAAATAGTCCACTGGGTGACAGTGGAATTTGCTTTTCAGAACAAGACTATGATTCTGCAACCATTGACAAATTGTCCATATCTAAGTGCCCTCTATCTCATGACAGTACCAAAGCATCCCTTGGTGGTCCAAAGTCGATAAGATCTAATAGACTCATGACCTCACAGTCTGCCCAGATCTCATACATTTCTACGCTCCCTAGAAAGAGCACCCAAACTGCATCTTCTAGCAGTAGCTACAGCCATGAGCTACAACGCCAAGGTAGCAGAATAGATGAACAATGGACCCACACTAGTAGTGGGCTACACTCGGCCAGGAATTCTGAGTTTAGCTCTGTTAGCAAACCACCGAAAAATGGCACGAGTGGGATTCCGTCTAGAAAGACAAGCGGGAATAGCAACAGTGTACCTCGCCCTCCTAAAATGCATGTGTCGTCCACATCTCAAAGGGTTGTGGATGGTTGTGAGAAGTCGAGTGTTAAGAAAGGGGACCTGAGCAAGATGCCTCAGCTCAGGAGAGGAGCCACCACTCTCGGCATGGTCTCAGTGCCCCATAGCTCCTCTGAGATGAAATGGGGTAATGATGCCTCGCAAACAACTGGTAGCCTGAAATTCTCATCCTTAGGAAAGAGAGCTAATGGACAAAAGGGTAGTATGCTCCCTAAGTCCGGAAGCATGTCACCCCCTGCTCCACCTGTCCGAAAGTCAAGCCTCGACCAGAGAACACGCATTTTGTTGTCTCCTAGTGCCTTAAAGTCTGTAGGTAATGATGGAACAAGATTATCTTCCTCTAAAGTATCGGTTTCTGAGGAGGACTTTGATGTTCGAGTTAGAGGGGAATCCTTTAGCTTTAAGTCATCCAGCCTGAAGACAGCTTCTAGTCTCAGATCACATAGTGCAAAAGGAGACAATGGAAGGCATTTTGGTAGTCTTATGTCGCTTGAAAGGTGTGACAGTTTAGCCTCAGTGGGTTCCAAACCAATAACATCAAGGGAAAACAGTAATGTCAGTATCAGTAGCACTGGCAAATCTGCTAAAATGGTGACAAAACCTGGGACACCCTGTTCAATATCTACACCAAACGCTACTTCTCCATCTACTAGTGGAATTTGTAAGCTTGGACAGATAAAAGCCAGTATAACTCCTAGATCCATTGTTGGGAATGGCAACAAAGGGAAGACCTTGTTGAGTACTGGTTCAAAGTCTCTTAGCTCCTCCACCAAGTTCCTTGCCGTCTCAGCTGCTCGGAACACCAGTCTACCTCCAACTGGAAAGCCCCCAACTCGCTCTGTCACAAGCTCCAATACTAAACAAGGAAAGGGCACTATTATGGGCACAAAGCAGGCGATTCGTGCAGCCAACAGTCGGGTCAGTGAATTAGCAGTTGGTAGCTCCAAGAAACACCTCAGGGGCTCTGACCAAGCAGATGGCAACAATGATGCCAGAACTTCCAGTGAGACACCACTGGCTGCTCCTTTGCCTTCCCCTTACAGCAAGATCACAGCCCCTCGCCGTCCTCAGCGCTATAGTAGTGGCCACGGTAGTGACAACAGCAGTGTACTTAGTGGTGAACTGCCTCCTGCCATGGGGCGCACTGCGCTTTTTTATCACAGTGGTGGCAGCAGTGGCTATGAGAGCATGATCAGGGACAGTGAAACCACAGGCAGTGCATCTTCTGCCCATGATTCCATGAGTGAGAGTGGAGTGTCCACGTCCAGTCGAACAAAGGCCTCAAAATCTCCCAAAAAGAGATCTAATG GCCTGCAGCGACGCCGTCTGATTCCTGCTCCTCTGCCAGACACCTCTTCTCTGGGCAGGAAGGTTGGTGCAGCAGGCCAGTGGGTCGATCTACCTCCACTGGGGGGTGCTATGAAGGAGCCCTTTGAGATCAAAGTGTACGAAATTGATGACGTGGAACGCCTTCAGAGACGCAAAGAAGGGTTGACAGAG GGTTTGCAGTACTTTAACGCCCGCCTTAGGATGCTGGAGAAGAGGCAGCAGCAGATCAGGGAGTTAAGAGCCAAGCACGAGAAGCTGAAAAAGGAGCTAGAGGACGCCAAGACTCGTCTCATGCTGGACCCCAGCAAATGGATGGGAGAAT TTGATGTGGACCCTGATCTGGACCAGGAGTCGCAGGACTACCTGGAGGCTCTGGCTCAGGCCACAGGAGACCTGGAGTTTTGTGTCAACCTATGCAAGTCTCGTGTGATGATGGAAACCTGCTTCGATATCGCTGTGCCCACGATCCCAGGACAGAgtggacaacaggagatggaggTCTAG